The following DNA comes from Brassica oleracea var. oleracea cultivar TO1000 chromosome C5, BOL, whole genome shotgun sequence.
TTCCTGAGTCGACTCAGAACGAGTTGGCTTTATTTTAATCTCCTCTGCACTATTCGTTGTCGAGCTCCTTCTCTCGGTTGGCTGTTTCACCTAAGCTCATAATCCCTTCCTCTCCCTCTCCTCGCCGTCGCGTCATTTTCGTTTGGTGAGAGTCTTCTCTTAGCTTCCTTGTTTTGTAGATTGTGTTGTTCTCGCTCTTCGTGGTTATGTGATTTGATTTCTAGGTCTCAAAGATTTCAATTAGTGTATATGCCATTTCAAGTTGGATCCTTTTTACCTCTTTTGATTCATAAAAAGAGCCAATCATGCATGGTTAATCTCGGATGTTAGATTGTTTTTGTATTATACACGCTAATGTTTTCTTTTACGGTTCCTTTTTGCAATTAATGCTCTCTTGTAAAAAGAAGACACACCAACATTTGTTTATATTTGCTAGTTTTAGATGATTCTCTATTACTAGTTAATTGCATAAAGTTTTGATTTTTGTGTGTTTATTACTCACTCTCAATTCAATATCTTTATTTGCAGATTGTTTTGTTGTTATGCTCCTGTCATCTGGACTTTAACTATGGAAGCTCGTCTTGTTTAGGTTGATTGGTCTTTGGATTTAAGCAAGGGACTTTCTTTTGAAGCCATCTTAGAGGCTGTGACTTCTTTGGCTGGTTCTCCACATTCATGTCCCGTAAGCTCAACAGTCCTATTCAGACACAAATGGCAGTTTCTCTTCTAAAGAGCCCCTTGACCGGGGAGTTCTACGAGTTTAACAAGATGGGGATGAAGCCTCCCGTTGGACGCAGGCGTGTTTTTGTCCAAACGGAGACTGGTTGTGTACTGGGGTTGGAGCTGGATCGCAGTGATAACGCGCACACTGTTAAAAGGAAGCTGCAGGTTGCTCTCAACTTCCCTACGGATGAAAGCTCTTTGACTTTTGGGGATTTGGTGCTTAATAATGATCTTACATCAGTCAGGAATGATTCTCCTCTGCTACTAACTCGGAACAACTTTCACCGGAGTTCATCGACTCCGTGCCTTTCTCCCATGAGAGCTGATCTTCAGCAGGGTAGAGATGAGTCCAGTTCTATTGAGATTCTTGGGAACTCGGTTTGTTCGTCCTTTGTGAGGCAGATGGCGAAGGATATTACAAAAGCGTTGAAGAGAGGGATTGATCCTGTTGCTGTCAATAGCGGTCTTGGAGGAGTCTACTTCTTCAAGAACAGCCGTGGTGATAGCGTTGCGATTGTTAAACCAACTGATGAGGAGCCATTTGCTCCTAACAACCCTAAAGGCTTTGTTGGTAAGGCGCTTGGACAGCCTGGGTTGAAACGCTCTGTGCGTGTTGGGGAGACAGGTTACAGAGAAGTCGCGGCGTATCTTCTTGACAAGGATGGTTTTGCAAATGTTCCTCCCACTGCTCTCGTGAAGATCTCTCATTCTATATTTAATGTTAACAATGGAGTGAAGGCGAGTAAGCGTATGGAGAAGGTGTTGGTGAGCAAGATTGCTTCTTTGCAGCAGTTTATATCTCATGACTACGATGCTAGCGAGCATGGAACGTCCAGCTTCCCTGTTTCGGCTGTGCACCGTATAGGGATTCTTGACATTAGAATCTTGAATACGGATAGGCACTCAGGGAACCTTCTGGTTAGGAATAGGAAGCTGGATGGTGTGGGGATGTTTGGCCAAGTGGAGCTTATTCCGATTGATCATGGTCTTTGCTTGCCGGAGACTCTGGAGGATCCTTACTTTGAGTGGATTCATTGGCCACAGGCGTCGATCCCGTTCTCAGAAGACGAGCTGAAGTACATAGCGAATCTTGATCCTTTTAAAGATTGTGAGATGTTGAGAAGGGAGCTTCCGATGGTACGAGAGGCTAGTCTCAGAGTTCTAGTTCTATGTACGATTTTACTTAAGGAAGCTGCTGCTTATGGTCTATGTTTGGCTGAGATTGGTGAGATGATGACTCGAGAGGTTCGTGCTGGAGACGAGGAGCCTAGTGAGAATGAAGTGGTGTGTCTTGAGGCTAGGAGTTTGGTAGGAGAGAAGGAAGCTGAGTCTCCAAGATCAGACTTGGGCGGTGATGTTGAGTTCCAGTTCGATTTAGATTGTGAGGAGAACATCACTTCCCCACTTGGATTCACTCTTGGTAATGCTCGTACTCATCTCTCAAAGGTCGAAGAGACAGCAGAGGAAGAAGAAGAAGAGGAAGAAGAGAAGGAAGTGAATGAGATAGCTATTCCAGAGAAAATGGCGGCAGTTAGCAAGCTTTCAATGTCTTTGAAAAGCACTCTTCTTGGTGAAAAGAGCCAGAAGTATCAGAAACACCCAGGAGCGAGAGCAGAGAGCGGGTATGCTTCGTCTGGACACAGGAGTGCAGAAGAGCAGATCCCAGCAAGCACAAGCTTTGTGAAGCTCTCGGATATGAGTGAAGAGGAGTGGAAGATTTTCCTGGAGAAGTATCAAGAGCTGCTTTATCCAGCATTTGCAAAGCGCAAGGCCATAACTTTAGGACAGAATCTGAGGCAGAGGCTGGGAACTTCGTGTCAGTTTTGAGATGTCAGAGATTGAAGAAGAAGAAGAAGAAGAAGAAGAAGAAGAATAAAGGATTGTGTTAGTAAAGGGTTTGGCTTAAGACTGAACTGGTGGAAAAGGATGGTCAAGTAAGAGAAGAGTGGTATGGATTTTAGTGTAAATATTGGGTTGATGTCAGCTTTTAGTGTGGAGGAGAGTCGAGAGTTGAAGAGAGAATTTAGTCACAGTCTTTTTTCATTCTTTTAAAAAACTTCTAAAACCCTCAGGGTCTTGTTGGTTTCTACCGTACTGTCTCGTTTAAAGCATTTAGACCCTCTTATGTTTTATAAATCACTTTGTACATTAAGAAAGAAAAATGGATGAAAATGAAAGCTTTGTTTAAAAGTTAAACAGTGAAGTTAATCATCATCTTCGACGAGGCTCATGTTCCGTTCACTGCTCTTGTCGACATTACCCTCATTCAAATTTTTAATCGTCAATGATTTACTTATTTTTTAAGCTCATGTGTTTTTAAATGTTAGCGAGTATAGCACATCTAGCTTCCTGTTCCGGCCGTTGATCAAACGGAGATTCTTTTTGGTTGCCAAGTAGAACTAGGTTGGTCATAAGAGGTGTGACGATTTTGGTCTTTGGTTCCAACCTTTTATCTCAAGTCTCGTGGAAATAATGAAAGCCCACAAAGGAAAAATGTTGATCTTATCCAGGTGCATAGGAAAGGTTAGGATCCGGAGCACACAAAAATCTTATGGGCCGAGTATCCATTTTAGAGTCTGGATCGAAAAACCCGACCCGGTTCGTACTAGTTAACCTACCCGGTTGCGGTTGTCTTCTTATAAAGTGCACACAACCGCTACTTCTAGCATCAACGGAAATCACCCTCAAAGTTAGCTGAGTTGTCAAGGGTTAATAGATTATGGGGTGTTTCTACATTTTTAGGATTAGGATGGTATAGCAAAGTTTGTTGATTTGTTGGTTTTGTCCTCATAAAGTTTTAATTTTTTGTTTTGTTTGTACTTCCGGTAATACGAGCATCGTAACAAAATCGAGAAAAGGGTACTGTTTTGGTGCTATATATATATTGGCACTTGAGCTTCTTTGCTGATGTTCAATAGCTTTGAACTTTCTCCAGAATATGCGTGTAGGCCAATATGTATTTAGATCTCGTGCGGCTGGTTTTGTAATTTAATGGTTTTGTTTACTGGTATTGGGAGGAAGCAAAAGCATTATGATGAGAATATAAATAGCCTCTGAATTCAAAATTCATGTGGATTTTATATTACATACCTTCAAAGTTCTCTGAATTGCTCTGCTTTCTCTTCAAAGTTCTATCTTTATTTGAAGGGAATAAAACTAGTTTTTGTTCATTCAAATTATCATGATTGAATTGGCACCTAAGAAAATCATAGTCTGTTTATAGCTGATTTAATGCTTCAGACTACACGAGCATGGTGCTATATTAACCTTTTCAACTAGTTATTGTTGTTCATATTAAGCATTTTGCTTTGATATATGGCTTTTAACTTTTGAAGAACATTTGTTTTACGTGTGGATTCTATATCTTGATTCTTGTAGGGACAGAATGGGCTTTTGGATTCAAAAGCATCTGAGAAACTGAAATGACCACATTAAAATTTGACCTAAAGGAGATGGTAGAGTAACGGGCAAAACCAAAATGGTTTCGAGTCTGAAATGTGTTGGCAAAGCATTGGAATAAATATGTATGATTGTGTTAACCTCAAAATAGGACACTAACCAAACCGAGACAAGGGTTAAGAAATAATAACAACAAAATAATCTGTTGGAGAATGTTAAGAGTAAAACTTGTAAGCCAAACTGGGGCTAAGACGAATTTGGGAGTGATGGTTCCACATCTATAGTGCTCGCTCATGGCCCTATCACAGATAACTTCTCTTGTGATCATGTAAACCCAGATATAGTTAGTTATTGACCTGATTTCTTGAAGACGTGACTTTTCTGACAGAGAAGCTTTTCAACTTAGTTTTGTTTTGTAATATCAGTGTTAGGCCGAGATACTGGTTTGCAAAGAAATAGCGATTGGTGGTTATTTGGTGTTCTAAGTCCACTGTTGTTGTCATTGTGAAAACTATGAAGGAACGTGCACATGCTATTATTGTTGACACAACTGCTTGGTTCTTCGCCCTTAGAGAGCATCATTATCCCTAAAATTTATAAGAATTTCTTAATTTTTTCTTTTTTTTTGTCTGATTTAAAAAAAAAATTAATAAGTGAACCAATCGCGGACCACCATGTATTGGTGGGGTCCGCAAACAGTGAAAAAAACCCACCAAAATCGTTTTTTCTTTCCTGACTTTTGGAATCGATTATTGCCACTTTTGTGGGATTCACGCCATTAGAAACTCCCTTATAAGCTGCGATAACAGTGCTCTTAGCGCTGAACTAGTCTGGTCCTTCAGTCTTTCTGAATGTGAAATTCGTAGGCCAAGTTCAGTGTTTTATGCATTTACCAAGCAACATTTTCTAATATATCTCACGTTTTGTGGGTCCATTTTTCATTTTCATCCATCTGGTTACTGCTTACGTGCATTATGATGGGATTGCAGATTAGACAAAAGTCGAAAGTAACCTGAGAATAACATCAACGTTCCTCTTCTAGAAAGTTGCCAGCTACAGTCTCTTTGTTAAAAGAAATCAGAACAGGTTCAGTCTCAATCTACTTCACCAATTTACTCTCTGATATAGAATCTGTCTCTCTCTCTCTTTGGTTTTGCTCTTCCATCATCGATAAATACTAGAGTTTGGCCCGCTCTACGGGAGGGTTAGTAACTGAACGAAGTATATAAAATATAATAAATTTTATTGAATATTTCAAAGTGTTTAGTTTACTTTAAATTGTTAGTAATTTCTATTTCTTTAAATTATAATACAAATATTATAACTATGTCCTTCAAAATTTTTAAATTATACATTTATATATATCATCTATTTTTGGTAAACTCTGATATTTTGGTTGAAATGTTGCTTGATACCTTTATCATGCTTTTTCCAGCTGATTAAAACTTGAAATGCGGATAAATAACAACATGATATAATCTAGTATTAGTTAAGACATCAAATATGCATATTAGATATTTACAATCATAGATAAAATATTATCCCAAGTAAATGTTATCATCATACGACATACGCACGAAATTATCTGGCTAACAAATTAATAGAAAAAAAAAAGAACAACATCAGAAAGATCCTTTACAGCATCTTGGATTATACTGCCAAACTTCAGATTCTTTTGTCCTTCTTTGTCATTCCTATCCTATGGATATCTTGATGAAGACCTTGCACAGAAGTATGTCAGTGTCTGATTGGTCCTCAAAACCAAGCTGAATGAAGACACTTATCATTCGAACCTCAAGCTCCAAATTCAGTTTCCCTACATCATATGCACCCACTGAAAAGAACGCGGAAAACAACATAAATCACGTAAGATAAGAGCTTTAGCTCATGAATGCAGAAGTAGATGGTATTAACCAAGTTCAAACAAAAAACTAAGCAACTAAAATGCTAAAACCATCAAAACACCTATGGGAAAGATGTTGCAAGTAGAATCCATTGATCAAATTGTATTAATTTTTTTTTTATCATTAGACAAAGGGTAAGAAACAGAATCATAACTTCTGATGAGATATGTTTAAGGATTCAGACCTGCAATAGCGAGAGATCCAAGCTTTGTGGAAGGCCATTGATGTCGGAGTTTGCAAGCTTGGTGTCGAATCTTGGAAGACAGTTAAGAGTCCCAATCAAACCGGGTGCTAACACTTAGTCGGTGCGAGTATTCTTGGCAGAGCGCCCTTCCACTACAGTGACAGATCTTCATCTCCATTGTAACCAGCAGAAACAGGTGGCTCTATTGGCTCATTGGTGGGCCTGTTTGTCCTTCAGCCATCACAGAACTATGTCCAGGCCATTCATGAGCAGGTGTTGTTCTTTTCAATGCCAGCTGACAGAAAATAAGTTGTAGAAAATCTTATTATACAATGATCAAGAACTATATACATATTTGTTGTGAGCTAAAAAAAGATAGCTAAACCATTGAGCAGATAATTGTAGGTATAAAGCTTTATATACTTTTCTCCTTTTAATGCTATTCAAGACTCAAATTATCAAAGCTAAAAATTATTCATTACTGAAACCAGTTACAAATAGATATATAACCCAAGCTGTGTTTCAGATTCAACAATCTAATTGTACCACAAAAAGTGTTGCATCTCAATGTTACGGCACCATACGCAACCTTCACAATGTGCTCCTCAAATCCTTATTCACAGAAAAGCAAAGTTTCAGTATAAGAAAGAGGAAAGATTAGATTACAATTCATAAAGCATCTTCTGGGAATGAAACAACATACCCTTCAGTGTAAGCAATATGTAAAGTAGAATAGCAGATAATGGGTCTTTTGTTCAGACCAGAGCCAAATTGAAGGTAAATTATATGTTTTCCCCTCATTGGCGGGATGCTGCAGATGAAGAAATTGTAGTCCGGCTGGTCGACTTGCAGACGCTCAAGCCATTTATTTGCAGCTTGTTGCAAAGAAGAGAGCTTGTGGCACTCTTGAGCTCTGTTTTGGTTCCACAAAGATACTTTGAGCTTATAAGATGCGAGTCCAATAGTAGGTATGCAACAGTAGCTTTATGGATGGTTCCACCTCACTACAACCCACAGAACCTGCTTGAACAAATAGACAATACAGATCAGACATATATATATTATAATGATAACATCAGAAGCATATGTTACTACTTACAGGAGGTGTTGTTTGAGAAAGACATGCCTATCATAAATTTCAAGAAAAATTGTTACTTCAAGCTTTTATTTTAACAGCAAGAATGGTAAGTAGAAGGTGAAAGGGACATTGATTACTTCAAAGAAAAGCTTGAGTTTGTTCAGCTTTTTGAGGACAATGGTGTTACCACAAGCAAGAGTAGGAACAACTTTCCAAAGAAACATCAGAAGTGGAAAGTTCCATGGAATGGTCTGACCAGCAATGCCTATTGGTTCATGCAGTGTCTGGACATGATTGTTTCCGTCGGCTGGAATAGTTAGCCCACAAATCTTATCTGGCCATCCTACACATCAAACCAAAACTTACCAACAAAAGCATGAAAATTTGATAGTATTCTCAAGATTTTGGTATACCAGCATAATAGCGAAAGAATCTGGCGAGCATTGGAATCTCTGCTGTTTTGGCTTGTTCATAAGTCTTCCCATCGTCCCATGTCTCTATATTTTCGCTGTTCCTGAAAACCAAACAAAGATCAGTCCATATCACATTGAATTTCATATTAATTTCAAGACCCAAGAACATTATATATATACATAAGCAATTATCTTTTGCCATGGTCCTTCATCAATGGCCTTCCTTGCAGGCTTGTGGCTTTCACCGCCCGGTCTATATCTTCAGCATCGACTTTCAGCTATGTTCGCAATAACTCCCCCTATGCGTGGATCAAGAGTAGGCAACGTCTTACCTAAATCACCAATTCAAAAACCAAACATTAGTTCTCATGGAACTTGAATCTCAAGTCAAACTTTTTCTTTGTTATTTCTCTGATTCTGAACAGAGCCTTTTTTTAAAATGAAAACTTTACTCACCAGAAGCAGCGTCTACAAAGTTCCCATTGTTGAGGAGCTGTGTTAAAAAAGTGAACCGGCTTATGATTTCTTCAGCTGCAGCGGAGGTTCTAAATCTCCGTACGATCTTACTTTCATTGTTATATTTTTTTCCTGCAAACCGAAATGTTTTAATGTCTACATTAAAATGAAAATTTTTCTGCTTCGTTGTTGTACCCTACTCAACACTAAATGACAACTAATCCAAAAATCAGTAACGAACACCTTAACACACAAAAATTCTAATTGACCAAAGAACATACAGATTCCAAAGGAGCTGAAACCGCTGATAATCAGATGAACACAATACAAAACGTTTTACTGTGTCAGAGTTCTGCTTCAAAGTTTATAAGAAACAACACAAAATCAGTTCTTTATACCGTATGAAACGAATGTTTATACGTTACGAATGAGTAAAGGAACTTGCATAAAAAAACTATTGGGAGATTGAAGCAACACCTCTTCATCAATGAACAGGAGATCCTGGATACAGTAATCGAACACCTAATGTTTTCGATTAGGGTGCACTGAAGATCAGATTGAACACTTTATATAGAAGGACGAAGAGGGGAAGTGGAACGAAACCATTTAAGAAAATTAAATTGCAGAGTAGATTGATGAAGCGTAGGTTACAGTAAGTACAGCGAATTTGATTGGTGACGGTGAAGTGGGAGATAAAGCTTTATGCTTCACAATTATAGCGATTTGGGCTTAATAGGCCGTTTGAAAATGAAAAGAGAGCCCAACACGAAGGATCAGTTTCGACAGAGATGACGTGTCCGAATGCTGTTCTCCTATTGGTCGATTTTTTTAATATAGGTTAGATGTTTATTTTTTCCAAGTATCAGGAAAAGCCGGAGCCTATAAGAAGCCTCATATAATTTGAAGAGAAGGTTTAAGATTCACCCACCACATGGCAACCCTAGCACCATTTTTTCACTCAATTGAAGTACTACCAGACAAAGCAACTCCATATATATATATATATATATATCAAGGAAGGTTAGTGCCTTATTCATTATCTGAACTTTTCCTTACACAAATATATTGTTTCCTAACAAACCGTAATCTAGTCTAGAGTAAGGACACATCAATACCCACAAAACAAGAATCATCCTTCTGAGCTCTGTCATTAGGGAGCTCATAAGTTTAACTCATCCTTTCTCTGCTCTTGTTAATCATATGAAAGGGTAAGTTTTAACTTCTCTATACTCTCTCTTATGTATCAGAAGTTATCTTAAATATTAAAGATCAGCTTTTGAGGTGGAAATCAGAAGAGACACACCTCATCAGTCAAGAAGGAATAAAAGAAGCATTTACTTAAGCAGGTTAAGAGCTGTTCCTCTTCTTCATTCCTTTAATACTCCTCTTTCAATCCTCTTACTGTCTATAAAAACGTTGCAGCTTTTTCTTCCTCTCTCATTGTATTGAAAGGTAAAACCCAACTGGATTTTTTGTCATTTTAATTTTCTCTTAACATGAAGGACAAAGCAAAACATACTTGTTAAATTCATAGACATGTTTCATAATATAAGATGTTCTTACATATCTAGATAATTTTATCTTTATCAAAATTGTGTAACCAATTGATTTTTACTAACAAAATTTATCTAAAAACTTCACTCTAAGTCTATCTGAAAAATTCACAAAAAGTAAGGGGGTGTTATTGGATCATCTATTTTAATAGAGCTTAATCTAAACATAATCCCTTGTTATTCGAATGATAATTTTAAATTCTAGTATTATTCAATGTGATTTAAATTCAGTTTTTAAAATTTAGTGTTATTTTTTTAACAAGTAATATTAAATAAAATCTGTAAGGTTTGTACATAACCAAAGGTCAAGAATAACAAATGCAAAGAAACAAAAGTTGTAGAAAGATCAAGATACCAGTAGGCATCGTTTAACAGAAAAATTATACTGAAAGACACGACTTCTTTAAGAGAGAGTGAGGATCCGTCTATGGTTAGCTATTGTGGCATTCAGTGGGTTTTAGGAGAGAATATGTCAAACTCAAGTCTTTACTGAAGCACACACAATGAGGTGATTTAACCAGGTCCATTGCACACAATGAAGGACTGGAACGTTGATCCTTAGTCACGCTTCTGGCAATATAAGCTGTCACCTGATTTCAGCTCCAAGAAACATAACCAAAGTAACATTGCGAACAAACTTAAAATATTCAATAATCAAACCGGAAAGAGGCCAGCAACAGGAGGAACAAATCAAATATGGAGCCAACTTTTTAACATAAGTTTCAAGAGAAACATACCTGAGAAGAAGGCAAAGCAGAACCGGAACGACACCAGCCCAACCAACAAACAGTCCTAGACGATGAAATAGATAAGAGCAAACCCCTGATATAACATCAAACAAAGACTAGCATCATCTCAGAGACACCATTAAAAGAAGCAAACATGAACAACTCCACAAAGATAATAAAAGAAAAGGCAAAAATCCCACAATAAAACCATGATCAGAATGCAGACTGAGACATGATGTAGACAAATCTGACGAAGAACCTCAAATGCCGACCCCAACCAACGCAGTCCAAAAGCAAATGGGACATGAACCACCATAGCCTTAATTAGTCATCGACAAAGTGGCATGCTGAATCTATAACAGCCAGCTCACTACATCCAAACTTCGAAAAAATCCATAACAACGCACAAAGACTATATCACAACGAATGGAAAGAAGATGTGGATCCTCTTTAGTGCCGTCGAGGAGCGACTAACACCGTAGAAGCTGAGATTTCACAGACGAATTTTTGGCGGCCAAAAAGCAGACCGAACCCTGCCTCATCAAAATACTAAGCAAGGTTTCAACAACTATGCCATAGTCATTTTGTAGTTTATTCAATTTTAAGGATTTTTTAAAAAAATTGTATTTTAAATTAATTTCAAATCATTTTTCACGGAGTCTCGTAAATAAATGATTTATCTCAAAAACTAATGCATACTTCATAAATCAACTTAAACTATATTAAAATTTTAAAATTCGATGGATTGCAAAATATTAATAATTAATTTTAAATTACTGATTGAGTAAAACTCCCTAAGTGACTCTATGAAAGATGAAAGATGAAAGATGAAAGATGAATTACGTGTCTACAAACGTTAAAGTTCTTATAGAGACATTAATCGCTTGTCAACAAAATAATCATCATGTAATATAAAATCATAAATACATGGACCGGTTTTGTTAATTTCTGTGCTTGGAATTTTCTCTCAAAGCTTGAAATGATCATGTATTTCATCATTGTTTTTTTTTATATTATCCATTTTCGACTATGATAAAATCTTTAGTGTAAAGAAAAAAAGCCTTTTCAAAATTTCTTTTTGGTGCTTATCATTTTTAATCATATACTTCACTTTATAATATATAGTTCTGTTTTATTGTCTTTTCGTTTTATTTATCCTCATTGATAGTCCACGAAAAAAAATTGCACATCTATATATGATTAAATGTACACGCTAAACCATTTCTTCATTAATCAATTAAAGTTGGATCCATGTAAATACAAGTAAATCTATTAGGTATAGTTTATTAAAAAATGGTAGTTAAGTGTGTGAATGTTGGAGTACAAACTACAAAGTCAGAGAATTAAACCGTAAACAACATGTGGATCCTCGTCACTTATTCTTCAGTTAACGCGTAAGTCATAACTCTCTACTTATTTTTGGTTTTCGTGGTTTTTTCTGTATTGATTTCAATTACATAACGATGAAAAGTTACCAAATTTTAGGTTGATTATTGCATAATAACATGTTAGTTTCCTCATCATTATAGATGCAAAATATGAAAACATCATGAAAATATGCAACAACAAAACACTTAAGTTATATTTGATGAACAACACACCACAATATTTGCACATAAAAAGACAAAATAACACAACATAACAATACGAAGTACAATCTCTTACGTCTGAATTGTTATGATCTTCTTCAAATTTGTAAGATTATCTACATCACAAAATTCTAAAAAGCTTTTACTATTAAAATGATTAGATTAAATTTCTCAATTTTAAGATATCAATGAATATAGTTCTATTAATTTTATCTTTGTTTTGTAACTGAAATTGATTTATTAGTTTATTACAGTAATTTTGAAATATTCAATTAAATCCTTGTAATAAAAGTGTTCTCTAGCAACATTTTTCTTCTTCTTAGGGGTGTTATTCAGTCAATTAATTTAAAATCAATTATCAGTGTACTACAATTCAATAAATTTTGTTAAGATAGTTTAAATTGTTATTCAATCATGTATTTTAATGGAGTTTAAATGTAAACACAATCCACTGTTATTTGAATGATGATTCTAAATTCTATTTTAAAAACTAATGTTATTGAACATAGTATTTATAAATCTTATTTAAAATACAGTGTTATTGAGTAGATGATTTAAATCTGAAATTTAAAATATAGTGTTATTCAACTTTATAAGATTTTAAAATTCTTAGTATTTTAAAATTATTTCAATTCATTTGTTGTGGAGTATCAAAAATAAATGACTGAAATTAAAATAGAAAGGATTCTGCATAAATTTTAGAATTAATCAATTTAAAATTTTGTTGGATTGCAAAACTTTGATAATTGATTTTAAATCATTGATTAAATCAAGAATCTTGAAGATTTAAAGGTAGGAAAACAAGTGGAGGAGGTTCCTATATATGACTTTGACTTTAAGTCCAGCTCTCGTGTTGGATACAGGTGATGATGCCTATGCCTGGGACGGATCGGGTATCCGGACAATTTTAAGATATCCGGATCCGGATCCTTATCCGGCGGATCCGTAATTTTACTATCCTTATCCGGATCCGGGGTTCGCGGATATCCGAGTGTCGGATATCCTTCTAAAAATTATAATATCCGACAGATATCCAGATCCGGATTTGAATCCTTAAAATAAATAAAAATAATATTAATATATATATACAATATTAACAATAATTTAAAAATAAAAAGATAAATAATATTTTTAATTACTTCTATGTATAATATTACAAAATTTACATAAAATTTATATATAGTATTATAAAAATGAAATTTATTAAATAAAATTAGGTTTTATATA
Coding sequences within:
- the LOC106295215 gene encoding phosphatidylinositol 4-kinase gamma 5, which translates into the protein MSRKLNSPIQTQMAVSLLKSPLTGEFYEFNKMGMKPPVGRRRVFVQTETGCVLGLELDRSDNAHTVKRKLQVALNFPTDESSLTFGDLVLNNDLTSVRNDSPLLLTRNNFHRSSSTPCLSPMRADLQQGRDESSSIEILGNSVCSSFVRQMAKDITKALKRGIDPVAVNSGLGGVYFFKNSRGDSVAIVKPTDEEPFAPNNPKGFVGKALGQPGLKRSVRVGETGYREVAAYLLDKDGFANVPPTALVKISHSIFNVNNGVKASKRMEKVLVSKIASLQQFISHDYDASEHGTSSFPVSAVHRIGILDIRILNTDRHSGNLLVRNRKLDGVGMFGQVELIPIDHGLCLPETLEDPYFEWIHWPQASIPFSEDELKYIANLDPFKDCEMLRRELPMVREASLRVLVLCTILLKEAAAYGLCLAEIGEMMTREVRAGDEEPSENEVVCLEARSLVGEKEAESPRSDLGGDVEFQFDLDCEENITSPLGFTLGNARTHLSKVEETAEEEEEEEEEKEVNEIAIPEKMAAVSKLSMSLKSTLLGEKSQKYQKHPGARAESGYASSGHRSAEEQIPASTSFVKLSDMSEEEWKIFLEKYQELLYPAFAKRKAITLGQNLRQRLGTSCQF